In one window of Mucilaginibacter auburnensis DNA:
- the gap gene encoding type I glyceraldehyde-3-phosphate dehydrogenase, protein MNIAINGFGRIGRIFLRSILTDNDIKVVAINDLADTQTLAHLFKYDSVHRGFKGEVSFDDDHLYINNQKIKVFAQKDPDTLPWGELGIDLVIEATGKFLSKQGAGKHLAAGARQVILSAPPADKDIPTVVLGVNDDAINLSSPILSNASCTTNNVAAMVKILDENWGIVDGYITTVHSMTGDQSLHDAPHKDLRRARAASASIIPTTTGAAKAITSIFPHLDGKLGGAGIRVPVLNGSLTDFTCLLKRKPSVAEINAAFKLAAEGELKGILEYTEDPIVSADILDNPHSCIFDAQLTSIVGDLVKVVGWYDNESGYSSRLADLVGKINKL, encoded by the coding sequence ATGAATATAGCTATAAACGGATTTGGCAGAATAGGCAGAATATTTCTACGCAGTATTCTAACAGATAATGATATTAAGGTTGTTGCTATTAATGACCTTGCAGACACTCAAACGCTTGCTCATCTGTTTAAATATGACTCTGTTCACCGGGGCTTCAAAGGCGAAGTTAGCTTTGATGATGATCACTTATATATCAATAACCAAAAAATAAAGGTATTTGCTCAAAAAGACCCTGATACTTTACCCTGGGGCGAACTGGGTATTGACCTGGTGATAGAAGCTACAGGTAAGTTTCTGTCAAAACAGGGAGCCGGTAAGCACCTCGCGGCAGGAGCCAGGCAAGTTATACTTTCGGCACCACCGGCTGATAAAGACATTCCTACCGTTGTGTTAGGTGTTAATGATGATGCTATCAACCTGTCATCGCCCATATTATCCAATGCGTCATGTACCACTAATAACGTAGCGGCAATGGTGAAGATACTGGATGAGAATTGGGGAATAGTTGATGGTTACATTACCACCGTCCACTCCATGACCGGCGACCAAAGCCTGCACGATGCCCCCCATAAAGACCTGCGCCGCGCGCGTGCAGCATCCGCCTCTATAATTCCAACAACCACCGGGGCCGCTAAAGCAATCACTTCTATATTTCCACATCTTGACGGTAAGTTAGGTGGGGCAGGTATAAGGGTGCCGGTATTGAATGGCTCACTTACAGATTTTACCTGTCTGCTTAAACGTAAGCCCAGTGTTGCAGAGATAAACGCGGCCTTTAAATTGGCAGCAGAAGGAGAGTTAAAAGGAATTTTAGAATACACCGAAGATCCGATAGTATCCGCAGATATTTTAGATAACCCGCACAGCTGCATTTTTGATGCGCAGCTTACCTCAATTGTTGGCGATCTGGTTAAAGTAGTAGGGTGGTATGACAACGAAAGCGGCTATAGTAGCCGCCTCGCTGATCTGGTTGGTAAAATAAATAAGCTTTAA
- a CDS encoding MraY family glycosyltransferase, producing MPELLLNNHFYYFVFIFLCAFACSWAVIPSILHVARARHLYDDIGHFRKQHDHGIPRLGGVAIFISFALSALFCSIIDYKFPVAYILAAAIILFIMGLKDDLSGVNPSTKLFIQVIAALILVLWGNIRLTSMYGVLDVYELPYTLSCILSVLVIILVINAFNLIDGIDGLAGVTGIITHVSFAALFSYTHHYNLALISIIMVGAILGFLRFNLTPAKIFMGDTGSLFIGLISVIMAIEFIESNKVSVVNTYEIYSAPALAIAILIGPIFDTLRIFFIRIVKGVGPFTADRNHIHHRMLRLGFNHMQTTFILAAINVLSIAVTLLFSTLGNYTLIILIFLISMLFNWLITFLIRSKERENLALRNLFV from the coding sequence ATGCCTGAACTTCTACTGAACAATCATTTTTATTATTTTGTTTTCATTTTTTTATGTGCTTTCGCATGTTCGTGGGCGGTAATACCATCTATATTGCATGTTGCGCGAGCCCGTCATTTATATGATGATATAGGGCATTTCAGAAAACAGCATGACCATGGCATACCACGTCTTGGCGGAGTGGCTATTTTTATCAGCTTTGCACTGTCGGCATTATTTTGTTCCATCATTGATTATAAATTTCCGGTAGCTTATATCCTGGCAGCCGCCATTATCCTGTTTATAATGGGTCTTAAGGATGACCTTTCGGGTGTTAACCCAAGTACCAAACTTTTTATACAGGTAATTGCTGCACTAATTTTGGTTTTGTGGGGAAACATAAGGTTAACCAGCATGTATGGCGTTTTAGATGTTTATGAACTGCCTTATACCTTAAGCTGCATATTATCAGTATTGGTGATAATTTTAGTTATTAACGCCTTTAACCTGATTGATGGCATTGACGGCCTGGCCGGTGTTACAGGTATTATTACCCATGTATCCTTCGCTGCCTTGTTTAGTTACACGCATCATTATAACCTTGCCCTCATATCAATAATTATGGTAGGGGCCATTTTAGGTTTTTTACGTTTTAACCTAACACCAGCTAAAATATTTATGGGCGATACCGGCTCGCTCTTTATCGGGCTGATATCTGTTATTATGGCTATTGAATTTATTGAAAGCAACAAGGTTTCGGTAGTCAATACATACGAGATCTACTCTGCGCCTGCGTTAGCAATTGCCATTTTAATAGGCCCTATATTTGATACCCTGCGCATATTCTTCATCAGGATAGTAAAAGGGGTAGGGCCGTTCACGGCAGACCGTAACCACATCCATCACCGTATGCTAAGGTTAGGCTTTAACCATATGCAAACCACATTTATATTGGCAGCCATTAATGTGTTGTCTATTGCTGTTACGCTGCTGTTCTCCACCCTCGGCAACTACACACTCATCATCCTGATATTTTTAATATCAATGTTATTCAACTGGCTAATTACTTTTCTTATCCGTTCAAAAGAGCGCGAAAATCTGGCGCTGCGCAACTTGTTTGTTTAA
- a CDS encoding glycosyltransferase family 2 protein: MQALKISLITVTRNAESTIQRCIESVLFQDYANVEYIIIDGNSTDGTAQIIRKHINDIARFVSEPDKGIYDAMNKGIKIATGDVVGILNADDFFASPQVLSNVAQAFAKNEIDALYGDLNYLKPDGGVVRRWVSGAYKAWRFNWGWMPPHPTFYCKRLFFNKLGLYDLDFGTAADYELMLRFMFKNKLQVHYLNSLMVNMQTGGASNQTLLNRIKAWKSDLSAMGKNGVLIPQVCVIFKPLRKLIQYL, from the coding sequence GTGCAGGCTCTAAAAATCTCATTAATAACCGTTACCCGAAACGCTGAAAGTACAATACAACGCTGTATTGAATCCGTTTTATTCCAAGATTATGCCAATGTTGAATACATAATAATTGACGGTAACTCAACAGATGGCACCGCCCAAATAATACGCAAACATATAAATGACATAGCCCGCTTTGTATCTGAACCGGATAAAGGTATATATGACGCTATGAATAAGGGCATTAAAATTGCCACCGGTGATGTAGTTGGCATATTGAACGCTGATGATTTTTTTGCAAGCCCGCAGGTGTTAAGTAATGTAGCACAGGCTTTTGCCAAAAATGAAATTGATGCTTTATACGGTGATCTGAATTATTTAAAACCGGATGGTGGAGTAGTTCGCAGGTGGGTGTCGGGGGCTTATAAAGCGTGGCGGTTTAATTGGGGATGGATGCCACCGCATCCTACCTTTTACTGCAAACGATTGTTCTTTAATAAGTTGGGTCTTTACGATCTTGATTTTGGTACCGCTGCCGACTATGAGTTGATGTTGCGGTTCATGTTTAAGAATAAGTTACAAGTTCATTACTTGAATAGCTTAATGGTTAATATGCAAACAGGTGGGGCAAGTAATCAAACTTTACTAAATCGTATTAAGGCCTGGAAGTCTGATTTAAGTGCAATGGGGAAAAATGGGGTTTTAATTCCACAGGTATGTGTAATATTTAAACCACTGCGAAAATTGATTCAATATTTATAA
- a CDS encoding polysaccharide biosynthesis/export family protein has product MLSIKQNVLLINRLPVIIFVVTLLLFSACSYKQNQVLFEQNTIVPDSVYQKIRANVSNYRIKPQDVLQIKNIQSSKSLIDLSAGTTGSTNTTIAADADTYDVDDDGTIALTGLGRVHVAGLTRIQARKLIEELYNKKYLKDALFDLKIINLKVTVLGEVKSPGNYLLAKDNTSLVDVLGQAGGLTESANEKNIKIIRSEKTNADVTVDLSNAAAIYDSKNILNSDDVIYVAQNKTAIRNKKVQNFSVVAQPVLLLINTALIVFTLARR; this is encoded by the coding sequence ATGTTAAGTATTAAGCAAAACGTTTTGTTGATCAATCGCCTGCCTGTCATAATTTTTGTAGTAACCCTGTTGCTTTTTTCAGCATGTTCATACAAGCAAAATCAAGTACTTTTTGAACAAAACACCATAGTTCCTGATAGCGTCTATCAAAAAATTCGTGCCAACGTTAGTAACTACCGCATTAAGCCACAGGATGTATTGCAGATAAAAAATATACAAAGCAGTAAATCTCTTATAGACCTGTCAGCCGGCACAACAGGCAGTACCAATACAACAATTGCTGCGGATGCTGACACTTACGACGTGGACGATGACGGAACCATTGCATTAACCGGCCTTGGAAGAGTGCACGTAGCCGGACTAACCCGTATACAAGCCAGAAAGCTGATCGAAGAACTTTACAATAAAAAATATTTAAAGGATGCCTTATTCGATCTGAAAATAATTAACCTTAAAGTAACTGTTTTAGGCGAGGTTAAATCGCCGGGTAATTATTTACTTGCTAAAGACAACACCAGTCTTGTTGATGTTTTGGGCCAGGCAGGTGGTTTAACAGAATCTGCAAACGAGAAGAATATTAAAATAATAAGAAGCGAAAAAACTAATGCTGATGTTACCGTTGACCTGAGTAATGCAGCCGCTATTTACGACAGTAAAAATATTTTAAACAGCGACGATGTGATATACGTTGCGCAAAACAAAACCGCTATTCGCAATAAAAAGGTTCAAAACTTCTCGGTTGTAGCGCAACCTGTTTTACTGCTCATTAACACTGCGTTAATAGTATTTACCCTTGCCCGAAGATAG
- a CDS encoding GumC family protein, giving the protein MEGKEYIQPKLPNQELDYFKIIKILTSRWYWIAGSVVVFYIAALVYLWYTPQTFATTATMKFDEKRSEISDLVSVINNSDKGPSRVQSELAVLQSSNLLLNAIKDLDYKVSFFVEGRVRTSELYPHKPLKVNLLKFDSLNFYSGVITFKPINKTSFNLTYNEGGVVKNNKYIYFSPITIGNTVFNIASPGSDSRENAVFLFKFNIPESFLGRVKGGFSAGETAKNSNIIALRETDSNPVFAADVLNAIMNEYLKYDRGHKTESATQMIQFIDDQLDTMRSRVKGSEGSIQNFKQSSKILDVSTASDSELGKAKDIDAQRSLLKIQLLAVNQLKQQVDQDRNNANINFNFEGNIDPMLAALVSSLNNLITEKQSLLKIYNTASPQIQSINQQILEVKNSAYQNINTTIARLRRNIEYLDAQLSGVNQRIEKLPIAERNLVSLKRDFEVNDKVYSFLSEKKLEAQISRSAILPGASIIEPAQPNHSPVSPNVGGVKRQAIIYGLVLGLGAIILIRILNPYIYDKETIESLTTVPIIGVIRKFPHDIDESGSKILALSKPKSIFAESVRSVRTNLNFLAAEKKSKVICITSEIAGEGKSFVAVNLSSTLSLIDKKVVIIAADLRRSKLHKTLGINNNIGLSNYLINQNSLEEIIQPTEQENLDFISSGPVPPNPSELLHTRKMTDLIEKLRERYDIIMVDTAPVGLVSDAIPLIRLSDINVFVIRSGKSKYYSATIPQKIASEYHLNNTVIILNAFKEDILHSRYYTTKFTGESYNTRYYYYSDYSGYDAEGYYTDDEQKNKWWNIKRWFK; this is encoded by the coding sequence ATGGAAGGGAAAGAGTATATACAGCCTAAACTGCCTAACCAGGAGCTTGACTATTTTAAAATTATTAAAATTTTAACCAGTCGCTGGTATTGGATTGCCGGAAGCGTGGTAGTGTTCTACATTGCTGCACTTGTTTACCTGTGGTATACCCCGCAAACCTTTGCTACTACAGCTACCATGAAGTTTGACGAAAAACGATCTGAAATATCAGATCTGGTAAGCGTTATAAACAACAGCGACAAAGGCCCATCACGAGTTCAAAGCGAACTGGCGGTACTGCAAAGCAGTAACCTGCTGTTAAATGCTATTAAAGACCTTGACTATAAAGTTAGCTTTTTTGTTGAAGGCAGGGTACGCACAAGTGAATTATACCCACATAAGCCCTTAAAGGTTAACCTGCTGAAATTTGACAGTTTGAATTTTTACAGCGGGGTAATCACTTTCAAACCCATAAACAAAACATCCTTCAATTTAACCTATAATGAAGGCGGCGTTGTAAAAAACAACAAGTACATCTATTTCAGTCCTATCACTATTGGTAATACTGTTTTCAACATAGCTTCCCCAGGCAGCGATAGCAGGGAAAATGCAGTATTCCTGTTTAAATTCAACATCCCCGAAAGTTTTTTAGGTCGTGTTAAAGGCGGTTTCAGCGCCGGCGAAACGGCCAAAAACTCCAATATAATTGCTTTAAGGGAAACAGATTCCAACCCGGTATTTGCTGCCGACGTGCTCAATGCCATTATGAACGAGTATTTGAAGTATGACCGCGGGCACAAAACCGAGTCGGCTACGCAAATGATCCAGTTCATTGATGATCAGTTGGATACCATGCGCAGCAGAGTCAAAGGGTCTGAAGGATCAATACAAAACTTTAAACAATCATCAAAAATATTGGATGTTAGCACTGCGTCCGACTCGGAATTAGGTAAAGCCAAAGATATTGACGCGCAGCGATCATTACTAAAAATTCAGCTTTTGGCGGTTAATCAGCTCAAACAACAAGTTGATCAGGACCGGAACAACGCCAATATCAACTTTAATTTTGAAGGTAATATTGACCCTATGCTGGCCGCATTGGTAAGCAGTTTAAATAATTTGATCACGGAGAAGCAGAGCCTTTTAAAAATATACAACACCGCCTCGCCGCAAATACAAAGCATCAACCAACAGATACTGGAGGTTAAAAACAGCGCTTATCAAAACATCAACACTACCATTGCCCGCCTGCGGAGAAACATTGAATATTTGGATGCGCAGCTTTCCGGGGTTAACCAACGTATTGAAAAACTGCCCATTGCGGAAAGAAACCTGGTAAGCTTAAAACGCGACTTTGAGGTAAATGATAAGGTTTATTCATTCCTTTCTGAGAAAAAGCTTGAGGCTCAGATAAGCCGGTCGGCAATATTGCCGGGTGCAAGTATAATTGAACCGGCTCAGCCTAATCATTCGCCGGTATCGCCAAATGTGGGCGGCGTTAAAAGGCAGGCTATTATTTATGGCTTGGTGCTTGGCCTTGGCGCAATTATTTTGATCAGGATTTTAAACCCATATATATACGATAAAGAGACCATTGAGAGCCTTACAACCGTACCTATTATTGGTGTTATACGTAAATTTCCTCATGACATTGACGAGAGCGGATCAAAGATATTAGCGCTCAGTAAGCCTAAATCAATTTTTGCCGAGTCGGTTAGATCTGTGCGTACCAACCTTAACTTTTTGGCTGCCGAAAAGAAGAGCAAGGTTATTTGTATAACTTCTGAAATTGCCGGCGAGGGAAAATCATTTGTAGCGGTTAACTTATCAAGCACGCTATCATTGATCGATAAAAAAGTGGTGATCATCGCAGCCGATCTCAGACGTTCCAAATTGCACAAAACATTGGGCATTAATAACAACATAGGCCTTAGCAACTACCTCATCAATCAAAACTCGTTAGAGGAAATAATACAACCTACAGAGCAGGAAAACCTCGATTTTATTTCTTCGGGCCCGGTGCCCCCCAATCCTTCGGAGTTATTGCATACCCGGAAAATGACAGACCTGATTGAAAAGTTACGCGAAAGATATGACATTATCATGGTTGATACGGCACCTGTAGGGCTGGTGTCAGACGCTATACCGTTGATAAGGCTAAGCGATATTAATGTATTTGTTATCCGTTCCGGCAAATCAAAATATTACTCAGCTACTATACCTCAAAAAATAGCCAGCGAGTACCATTTAAATAATACAGTTATCATTCTGAATGCTTTTAAAGAAGACATTCTACATTCAAGATACTACACCACCAAATTCACCGGCGAGAGCTATAATACCCGTTATTATTATTACTCTGATTATTCAGGGTATGATGCTGAGGGATATTACACCGACGATGAACAAAAAAACAAGTGGTGGAATATAAAGAGGTGGTTTAAATAG
- a CDS encoding UpxY family transcription antiterminator — protein MAQSLKTEVFEWYPVCTLPRAEKKAYQALINKGLQAYLPLHRQQKQWSDRKKWVEEPLIKSYLFVRVSERQKTEVLMTKGISRFIYFSGAIATMPERQIEDLKLMLTSSADIEVTQEDLQPGEKIVIKAGALKGLTGEIISYRSQKQLALRLEKLGCSIIVNVGAALIDRI, from the coding sequence ATGGCTCAATCATTAAAAACAGAGGTATTTGAATGGTACCCGGTATGTACGTTGCCTCGCGCAGAGAAAAAAGCATACCAGGCACTTATCAATAAAGGTTTACAGGCCTATCTCCCGCTGCACAGGCAGCAAAAGCAGTGGAGTGACAGAAAAAAATGGGTAGAGGAACCGCTAATTAAATCATACCTGTTTGTAAGGGTAAGCGAGCGGCAAAAAACAGAGGTGTTGATGACCAAAGGCATTTCGCGGTTCATTTATTTTTCGGGCGCTATTGCCACCATGCCCGAGCGGCAAATTGAAGATCTGAAACTGATGTTAACCAGTTCTGCCGATATAGAGGTTACACAGGAAGATCTGCAACCAGGTGAAAAAATTGTAATAAAAGCCGGAGCGCTAAAGGGTTTAACCGGCGAGATCATTTCATACAGGTCGCAAAAACAACTGGCTCTGAGGCTTGAAAAATTAGGTTGCTCAATTATAGTTAATGTTGGAGCCGCTTTAATTGACAGAATTTAA